In Sphingomonas sp. LR60, the following are encoded in one genomic region:
- a CDS encoding putative bifunctional diguanylate cyclase/phosphodiesterase: MRRLHGLARMVRRRVTGSLSAKLTLFYATLIAAIVVATLGAAKTGISDYAERMIRGEMVSGAAVFDRVTTMRYAQLGDAGRVLAADFGFRTAAATGDGPTIASALDSLRARLRLDQAIFVSVDGRVDGFRGPLSRADATALREALEAGRTTGILAIGDRRFNATAAEIRAPVTIGWVVFANALDAREIERLSRLSSIDLSPRIVPAANLSALERSGKVVERHVDGEDLLVQASPLATFGQGRPQMLVLQYSVTRAMADYAPILWLLAACGLGGIAVAMIGSWLLARRITRPIATLDAAARRVAQGEYAQVAVTTRDELGTLAQSFNRMVHDVGERERQITHMALHDGLTGLANRALLRERLTALLARPTPGRRHALFCLDLDNFKVVNDTLGHPTGDALLCEIAGRLGDVAGDGFVARLGGDEFAIVVDDAHRSHARFARDLIRAVAEPCVVNGHRIVSGTSVGIAILGPDGQDATTLAKNADLALYRAKHEGRGGFRFFEAAMDAEAQRRRQMELDLHDALEHGHLSLMFQPLFNLSEARISAFEALLRWNHPQRGLISPVDFIPLAEETGLIVPIGAWVIREACRIARDWPEHVRVAVNVSPVQFRNPGLAAVILQALAESGLAPQRLELEITESLFIENPETTLASLHSLRNLGVRVALDDFGTGYSSLSYLRAFPFDKIKIDRSFIIDLLNSDGATAIIKSITTLAEALGMETTAEGVEHADQLDILRAQGCSHIQGYYFSKPIMDSEIAALMANDRTASGKTAVASDDRMRGRSAVA, encoded by the coding sequence ATGCGTCGCCTTCATGGGCTCGCACGCATGGTGCGACGGCGGGTCACCGGCTCGCTGTCGGCCAAGCTGACGCTGTTCTATGCGACGCTGATCGCCGCGATCGTCGTGGCGACGCTCGGGGCCGCCAAGACCGGTATCAGCGACTATGCCGAGCGCATGATCCGCGGCGAGATGGTGAGCGGCGCAGCGGTCTTCGATCGCGTGACCACGATGCGCTACGCCCAGCTTGGCGACGCGGGACGCGTGCTGGCCGCCGACTTCGGCTTTCGTACCGCCGCGGCCACCGGCGATGGCCCGACGATCGCCTCCGCACTCGACTCACTTCGCGCACGCCTCCGGCTGGACCAGGCAATCTTCGTCTCCGTCGACGGGCGGGTAGACGGCTTTCGCGGTCCGCTTTCCAGGGCGGACGCGACGGCGTTGCGCGAGGCGCTGGAGGCCGGGCGCACCACCGGTATCCTCGCGATCGGCGACCGGCGCTTCAATGCGACCGCCGCGGAGATCCGCGCACCGGTAACGATCGGCTGGGTCGTGTTCGCCAACGCGCTGGACGCCCGCGAGATCGAGCGATTGTCGCGACTGTCGTCGATCGACCTGTCACCGCGGATCGTCCCGGCGGCCAACCTGTCCGCGCTCGAGCGCTCGGGCAAGGTGGTGGAGCGGCACGTCGATGGCGAGGACCTGTTGGTACAGGCATCACCGCTCGCCACGTTCGGTCAAGGCCGCCCACAGATGCTGGTCCTTCAGTATAGCGTCACGCGCGCCATGGCGGACTATGCGCCGATCCTGTGGCTGCTGGCGGCGTGCGGGCTGGGCGGGATCGCGGTGGCCATGATCGGAAGCTGGCTGCTCGCGCGGCGGATCACGCGCCCGATCGCAACACTGGACGCCGCCGCGCGCCGTGTGGCGCAGGGCGAATATGCGCAGGTGGCCGTCACCACGCGCGACGAACTCGGCACCCTGGCACAGAGCTTCAATCGCATGGTGCACGACGTCGGCGAGCGCGAGCGCCAGATCACCCACATGGCGCTGCACGACGGCCTGACCGGTTTGGCCAACCGGGCGTTGCTGCGCGAGCGGCTGACCGCGCTCCTTGCCCGTCCCACGCCCGGCCGCCGACACGCGCTCTTCTGTCTCGACCTCGATAACTTCAAGGTGGTCAACGACACGCTGGGTCACCCGACCGGCGACGCCCTGCTCTGCGAGATCGCGGGCCGGCTGGGCGATGTCGCGGGCGATGGCTTCGTCGCGCGATTGGGCGGCGACGAATTCGCGATCGTGGTCGACGACGCGCATCGCTCGCACGCCCGCTTTGCGCGCGACCTTATCCGCGCGGTTGCGGAGCCGTGCGTCGTGAACGGTCACCGGATCGTGTCCGGCACCAGCGTCGGTATCGCCATCCTCGGCCCGGATGGCCAGGACGCGACCACGCTCGCCAAGAATGCGGATCTGGCGCTCTACCGCGCGAAGCACGAGGGGCGCGGCGGCTTCCGCTTCTTCGAGGCGGCCATGGATGCCGAGGCGCAGCGCCGGAGGCAGATGGAGCTGGACCTGCACGACGCGCTCGAACACGGTCACCTGTCGCTGATGTTCCAGCCGCTCTTCAACCTCTCGGAGGCGCGTATCTCCGCCTTCGAGGCATTGCTGCGCTGGAACCACCCGCAGCGCGGGCTGATCTCGCCGGTCGATTTCATCCCTCTGGCCGAGGAGACGGGGCTGATCGTCCCGATTGGCGCATGGGTGATCCGCGAGGCGTGCCGGATCGCCCGCGACTGGCCGGAGCACGTCCGGGTCGCGGTGAACGTCTCCCCCGTCCAGTTCCGCAACCCCGGCCTCGCCGCCGTCATCCTGCAGGCGCTCGCCGAGAGCGGCTTGGCGCCGCAGCGGCTAGAGCTGGAGATCACGGAGAGCCTGTTCATCGAAAATCCGGAAACGACGCTCGCCTCGCTGCACAGCTTGCGCAACCTGGGTGTCCGCGTCGCATTGGACGATTTCGGCACCGGCTATTCCTCGCTAAGCTATCTTCGCGCCTTCCCGTTCGACAAGATCAAGATCGATCGCAGTTTCATTATCGATCTGCTGAATAGCGACGGCGCGACCGCGATCATCAAGTCTATCACGACGTTGGCCGAAGCATTGGGAATGGAAACGACTGCGGAAGGCGTCGAGCATGCCGATCAGCTCGACATCCTGCGTGCGCAAGGATGCAGCCATATCCAGGGCTATTACTTCAGCAAGCCGATCATGGATAGCGAGATTGCCGCGCTGATGGCCAATGACAGGACAGCCAGCGGTAAAACAGCTGTCGCTTCGGACGATCGCATGCGAGGCCGATCAGCTGTTGCTTGA
- a CDS encoding cupredoxin domain-containing protein: protein MTRSALLACVGACLASHAQAATVAVHVVDASGRPVEDAVITIRPAAGIPAQPVRSATRLAMVQKNIAFNPHVLIVPVGATVAFPNEDKVRHHVYSFSKPARFELKLFGRDETRSYTFNTPGTVALGCNIHDSMSGFIKVVDTPFAGKTDAAGNVSLPAVTAGAATLTVWHPRMAAKDNQASFPLTVAATGDLSRQLRLNLR from the coding sequence ATGACCAGATCAGCCCTCCTCGCCTGCGTCGGCGCTTGTCTCGCATCGCACGCGCAGGCCGCAACCGTTGCGGTGCATGTCGTCGACGCCAGCGGTCGCCCGGTGGAAGACGCGGTGATCACGATTCGGCCCGCGGCGGGCATCCCCGCGCAGCCGGTCCGCTCCGCGACGCGCCTCGCGATGGTGCAGAAGAACATCGCGTTCAATCCGCATGTGCTGATCGTACCGGTCGGCGCGACGGTCGCCTTCCCCAACGAGGACAAGGTCCGGCACCACGTCTACAGCTTCTCGAAGCCGGCGCGCTTCGAACTGAAGCTGTTCGGCCGTGACGAGACGCGCAGCTACACCTTCAACACGCCCGGAACGGTCGCGCTGGGATGCAACATTCATGATTCGATGAGCGGCTTCATCAAGGTGGTCGACACGCCGTTCGCGGGCAAGACCGATGCTGCGGGCAATGTCAGCCTTCCCGCCGTCACCGCGGGTGCCGCAACGCTGACCGTCTGGCACCCGCGCATGGCCGCCAAGGACAATCAGGCGAGCTTCCCATTAACGGTCGCCGCGACCGGCGACCTGTCACGCCAGCTACGCCTGAACCTGCGGTGA